Below is a window of Candidatus Binataceae bacterium DNA.
GCGCGAGCACGTGCCTCCGCCCCTTCCGGCGTATCGATCTCTATTGCCGGATCAGGAATAAAGTTGCCGATCTCATTCGCAAATTGTCGGGCATACCCGGTGTTACGAAGCGCGACTTTGCGCCGTTCATACGCATAGCTCGCGAGCAACGACGGTCCCGCATTGCCGCGCACGGCCATCGCGAGTTTCCACCCGAGATTCACCGCGTCTTCGACAGCGGTGTTGTAGCCGAGCCCGCCCGCGGGCGTGAACAGGTGCGCCGCGTCGCCACCGATGTAGACCCGACCGGCACCAAAACTCTCAGCCACGAGCGCATGACCTGCAATCCACGTATCTGCCGCGAGAACATCGATATCGAGCGGCGTCGCCGTCACTTGTGACAAGAGCTCTCGTGCCCGCGCTTCGCTTACGCTTTCATCTTCGCCCGGTTTGAGCTGCGTATGCAGGGCAAATTCTTCCTTGCCGTCGACAGCGGCCAGCCATGACCGGCGCGTCGGATTAAATGCGCAATACATCCAGGCTCGGTCATGGCGCAGAGTCTCGTAGAACTCGGGAGCGCGAAAATAGACGGCCACCATCTTGCCGCCAAAAAAATCGCGTACGACGCCAGTCTCGCCGCGATAGCGAATATTCAGTTTGTGCCGCACTGTACTGCGCGCACCGTCGACGCCGACTAGATACTCGGCCTTGAGCGTTTGTATCTGGCCCGAGTCGAGATTCTGAACTCGGGCCATCACTGCGTCGGCTTTCTCGGTGAAATCGAGCAATTGCCAGCCGTAGTTCAGGGAAATCGTCGCTTGTTCGGCAGCGTGTCGCCGCAGCACCCGCTCGACATATTTCTGGGAGACCCGATGAGGAAGCTCGGAAGTACTCCACGAGCCCGTCAGGTTTCGAGCCATTTCGGCGGCTTGTCTCGCGGAAGGCAGGCGAATTCGCGCAAGTTCGATCCCGCCATAACGGGTAAAGTATGCAA
It encodes the following:
- a CDS encoding FAD-dependent oxidoreductase, producing MAAMPNVTPVLIVGGGPCGLTLAIELGRRGIHAMLVDQKTGTALNPQANATQARTMEHFRRLGFAEEVRALGLPPDYPTDIAYFTRYGGIELARIRLPSARQAAEMARNLTGSWSTSELPHRVSQKYVERVLRRHAAEQATISLNYGWQLLDFTEKADAVMARVQNLDSGQIQTLKAEYLVGVDGARSTVRHKLNIRYRGETGVVRDFFGGKMVAVYFRAPEFYETLRHDRAWMYCAFNPTRRSWLAAVDGKEEFALHTQLKPGEDESVSEARARELLSQVTATPLDIDVLAADTWIAGHALVAESFGAGRVYIGGDAAHLFTPAGGLGYNTAVEDAVNLGWKLAMAVRGNAGPSLLASYAYERRKVALRNTGYARQFANEIGNFIPDPAIEIDTPEGAEARARAGEFLNGYVRREFNIPGVTFGGRYDGSPTIVPDGTSPPPDAANVYVPTGSPGGRPPHLWLQDGRSLFDLFGSEWTLLQLGGEPGRAENFKTAAQQLGVELTTLSLESAEARELYESDLVLIRPDQILAWRDRGSPPDCERVLSRLVGYEHTEPGAEAIA